The Lathyrus oleraceus cultivar Zhongwan6 chromosome 5, CAAS_Psat_ZW6_1.0, whole genome shotgun sequence genome includes the window gctctctaagtccatgtacatttccagtttagaaggcgcttttggaaagccttagagagcgcttttagaagcgccctcttaggccccctttagagggcgctttttttacaaaagcgtcctctaaggtcccctttagtaaacattaaaattataactatactgcatgtctctttattttccctctctataagctatttcgtttacgtaactgggttttctctctactgcgattactctcgtcctccgttcgttctccctccctcaccgtcatcgtcgccgtcgcctttttctgctgctgcgttcacgttcactgagttatctgcgtccaccgtcactgttcactttcttctccatcgttaccgtcaccttgaaggtatttctcttctccatcgttaccgttcactttcttcatgtgtttgattagggcattttctaaacttagttttacattttgtgcattatgttgattaatgttgtttagggcaaactgagttttttatttctgattgaaaactgatatcatttgaagtgtgtttgagcttgtgcttggaagtttgatgattatggatgcaagtttgttcatgttccaaacaccataagtttgcattggtcttttgtatggagtaggtgtgtgtgagtttgtattcaataatgataaaaaaaaagagtttagattgttgtaacatgagagaaatggaaggtatatgaatgtgttttttgtgtagcttcacgaatatggtcattgtcttacttgggtcttattggatcacgtaacaatgttgaaaaagaaatcaaacgaggattgactgttatgaagtcaatcattcgtgcaagagacaagggtgtaaaatttgaagtacattggagtgcggaagaccaactaattgagcctaacggttcaatgttggcaagttacattggtttccttgttcgacaacatattctgattacatgtgataattggagaagtccggaattgaaggttggcaaagaaaaaatatggtccgagatacaggtacttaccatatattgttatatgttttttttgttgactatttgttgaccatatattgttataatattactttataataacacactccatgtgtatgttttttagagatcctttcacatcgatgaaagccggcaaaaatattgtattcaattggccggaaaaagactccgaggatttcgatcctttttgtccaacaaatttctcaaggatgaggaaggaaaatttgttgaagcagaacggccaatgaagtatgccgagattatttcagccgatgaatgggataactttgtcgccaaacgaagaaacgaaaaattccatgtaatgtctattaattatggtattatacaattgttaagttacttggttctaatatgccttaaacttttttatccaggaagtaagcgacaaaaatcggaaaagggcatcaaaacccgcgtatccgtacaaaaaagggcgtacgggatatgcacggttacaacaaagaattgtgagtatattcaaatgctatgagcttatacattgtcacaatatgttataattgatgatcttataatctaattcaatgtgtagctagccgaggagaaaagtgacgcaacatctcttccggagcacgtataATGGAAGGCTGCTCaggttgggaaggatggggctgtcgttgaagcggtccaaaatgtttatgacgaatgtgtaagtatatgtaacattatttctttaattatatcgaaaattttgttagacatataattcatttttaatctcctctaataatatttcaggagactttatcccaaaccttaccttcaaccgaggtccaggattgcaggagcgtacttagtcgagtactaaatgttcctgagtattccggtcgtgtgaggggtaagggttttggtgtgactccgtcgtcattttataaaaaaccaaaaacaaaaaatcctaccaacaaagaggtgatggagaccttggcggagttaagggcacaagtactccaactgcaaaacgagaatgcaaggtatagagaggaaaggtgcgcttccgaggcaaaagatactagtgaccgagctagtatcaattgtcaaccgaaatttcccgaggtaattatatatgttattatgaaattaaaatagcacttttttacttgacacatatacacgttaacaataacatttattattggtttagggcattacaccttgtcagctgtatctatcgtcaccaacttatcgcatggttggcaagggaaaagtgcacaacacttcgggtgaattacttcaccataatcccctcccggtgggatatatgaaagtttcggttgaccttgtattagataccgacgcgcttctaccattacctgacgttgtttcagagacaacgttgatgcgagatgcagtcggatcctttgttggatgaccgtcagatctaattttcccagatgccgaggtatatatgttctaaatgattatgaatatttagtattcacatttcaattcagctacaattatgatatttaataaatccttattacatggtaatgttagactcctacaagacccacgcataaagctggtaaagggattttaagacgcatcgagtcggttgcatctcaaaaagaggtacaaatatatatacccattgaattatatacgcaacgattctgttgcatcacaaaaagtcatgatttaatttatatgaatttttaggttcccggtcgaaagttgaaaaaagctggtaacgatattcctccaacgacgtccgggacaaaatctcaaattatgatgtgtcttgagaaaatggtggaagagtctGATATTATacacggcgccatccgtagtgtagattttgatgaaggtgttttcggatttgctttccgaaataattgcaaaggaggacatgcaacaactttttgaacacgaagaattgggcatcgctgtcattcatacatacatatggtactccgatcaatctattatttacttagttgaacaatttatttacacatttcaatgagtagtctaatgtttattatgtttctatttaaggtatatgtatgtaacattgatgcggggaactgaattgtgtaaccgattcaattttattgctacttcccgtatcaacacaacgcttataacgaaaaatccaacatccgtaaagaatgaactagtcgatagattcatggcggccggcgataatactacacccagtttgtattttttaccgtttaattctggcaacgggttagattttctttctaataatttcattctaatctatgtatatcttttacgtagaaaattttcatgcatctaaatttttgttttattttacagtggtcactgggtgttggttgctatggatctttcgagactaatggtaTATTATCTtgattcgttatcgggtgattggagtaaatatccgagtatgaagaagacggttgacgcgtaagtgaaattcccctaaatattcgtgtgtatttgtatatttaattatgtctgtcagattgatctcaatatacgtttttattttgttagggcaatactaaaatttagatcgaaaaagaattaccgcaataggaaggacattacctgggtcagagttcaggtatatattaagtatcttatttttgcttataatagtgtttgtttttttgcttataatagtgtttgtaagaaattaactatatatatattgtttgtttttctgtgtagtgtcctcagcaaaataattcggtcgattgcggattttttgtattgagatttatgagagatatcattgcgttgaatcgtatagacatcccaaaaatggtatggaataataacttagggtttattttaatattatcggatatttcatctaatttgttactaaatcatgaatatgttttattctcttaattgtagtactttgaggaatacaaatcttactcaagagctcatttggatgaaatgaaggatgaattgtgtcaattcattgttgatcaaagaatcatatagctaggttgtatattgttgtacatatatgtatggaatgttgttgttgtatgttgttgttgtatatatgttgtatattgttgttgtacttttactaaatcatgaatatgttgttgtatattgttgatcaaagaatcatataataatgttgtatatatggaggattaatgttgtatataaatggattcatgttgtatatatcaatggattaatggtgtataacattggattaaaggatgaaatcaatatgaattttacacttttgcagcatgcgaacaggttaccaattaaatatccactgtttttcaaacaaatttttttaaaataactaacactttagagggcgctttctgtaggaagcgccctctaaacactttacattgacaactttagagggcgctttgtccagaaagcgccctctaaacactttacattgacaactttagagggcgctttatccagaaagcgccctctaagcactttacattgacaactttagagggcgctttttccagaaagcgccctctaaggtgtccctttatggaccactccagagggcgcttttttctgaaagcgcactataatgtggcccttaaagggccactttagacagcgctttcccCAGGAAAACAAAGTGCTGTCTTTACCTATGtcagcgccactttagagggcgcttaaaagcgctgttataggccaaaataagcgccctcttttcccttatttggcgtagtgattcTTTGTAGATTAAAACGAAGAATAATAAAACAggttaaaaataaaattttgCAAACATGACATTACCCACTGTTATTGTTAAAAATCGAGATAGAAAGTAGtgttttgaaaattcaaaaaaatgtCTTTCTTGGGGATCAAACTCATGACGAATGTTAATTTTCACCTCGGATATTCAAAAATCAAGAGTAAAGTGAACGGTTTTCATGTCACTATTCATTATCTCGTCTATGTAATCGAGGTTAAattcaattaaacaaataaatttaTTTCATTAATGAGGATCGACTACATGCATCTTCTTTTGTCATAATATTTTGTCTAAGATCATCTTTTAATCCAAATTGTTAAtcttaaaaaaaacaaataaatttaatttatttaatatttttgtATAGTTTAAAAATATTTGCCGTGAATTTTTCTTCCGtttcttttattttctaaaacTTTAAGTGCATGTCTGCGTGCGATTTCTTTTGTTCTGAAAGGATAGATCGAGACTAAAGGTGTGTGGAAGAATCTTCAAAATTTAATTTTTGCGAGCTCCTGGAAAATAGTTAACGGGAATTGAAAAATTTTATGTCTTAGGAAAATTCAGACTATTAAACTTGTTGGAAAAAAACTTTTTGATACTAATATTAAAGCATCTTAataaattattaatttaattaattattcACTTTCCATTTAAAGATATTGTTAACTGTTACTTTTTTTTACAGTTacaattattttttaaaatttgaaaaacATTAAAAAATATTCTACAATCAAAAGGAATACAAATAATAATTTAGAGTTAAAATCAATTAATCACTATATTTTAATAGTCTCTCGATAACAACATTGCAGAAGGCCTACTCTTATTAAGGAATTTTAATAAActattatatttttaaattttttgttTAATTATACATTTACATTTTATCCAACAAAGTAAGATAttcatttattatttttaatatatatatatatatatatatatatatatatatatatatatatatatatatatatatatatatatatatatatatatatatatatatatatatatatatatatatatatatatatatatatatatatattaaattgACACATTAATTATAAAATCTCATTAATTTTTTTTCCGTGTAAAGCAAAAGTTTGAATTATCCCAAATAAATCACAAATACACCAACTAATGAAATAGGATAAGAACCTGTCAACCAAACTGTCAAAATTAAAAAACATTAATTTTTTGCAATAAACTCTGATTACTACTTAACTTATCAATTCAAAATTCCATTTGAACACTCACATTATTATCATAAAAGTTTGTCTTTACACTCCATAAAGTCTATAAAACACCACTATTATATTTTTCTATGGTGAAACATAACTAAGAATAACCACATTCTCAAAATGGCCAGCAGTGTAACAATTAGTTTTTTCTCAATAGTACTCTTGATTTGCATTACAGTATCAGCACAAGGAAGAAAATCACTTCACACAACAAATGAGTTTTCAGCAAACTCTCTAGTAACCAATGATGGTATCTGCAAGACTTTGGTGGAGACACAAGGTTACAAATGTGAAGAACATACGGTAACAACAAATGATGGCTATATCTTGAGTGTGCTAAGAATCCCGACGGGGCGGTCCGGTAAGAAAGCCGACAAGCCACCTGTGCTATTACAACATGGTCTCTTTTGTGTAAGTATTATTGACTGCAGATTCatacaaaaaaaaatcaacatGTTAGTTTAACTTTTATGATTTATTTCAGGATGCTGCAATATGGTTGGTCAATAATCCAGAAGAATCATTAGGGTTTATTTTAGCAGACAGTGGATTTGATGTGTGGCTTGTTAATGGCCGCGGCACAAAATATAGCAGCAGACACACATCACTAACTACTTATGACATGGTTCTTATGAATTATACAATACTTTTGGTTTTCAAATTTTTAAATAATTGATTATTGATTAGTTTCATTATATGTGTTAGGCTTACTGGGATTGGTCATGGGAAGAATTAGCTAATTATGATCTTCCTGCATCAGTAGAATATGTGTTCAATCTTACAGGTCAAAAAATACACTATGCAGGTCATTCTCAGGTAAATTAGATAGATTAATCGTAATTGATTATTTATTTGTAATGTTTTGAATTAGGTTTTGTGTATGTATGCAAAGATTAATTAATTATCTAATTATTTCAGGGAACTTTAGTGGCTTTTGTTGCTTTATCTCAAGGGAAGCTTGTGAATATGTTGAGATCAGCTGCATTACTAAGTCCTATTGCTCATATGAATCAACTTGCTTCACCAGCAATAAAACTTGCTGCACAATTATTTTTAGCTAATGTGAGTCACATGCAAAATAAAAATTGATTAATTTTTATGCAGGTATTTTTACACAGGTATTTTTAtgaaaatatcattttttttgttttgatgatATTACAGGACGTTTATTGGTTAGGTCTCCGCGAATTCATTCCTCTATTGTAAGAGAATAGATTATCCTATGTTTTATCTAAGTAAATAAAAAAAAGgtaaaaaaaatataaataatgtATCATATGTTTTTCAAAAATGATTAGGAATGAAGCAGCCAAATTTGTGGGTCAAATATGCTCCACTCTACATCAACCCTGCTTTGACTTAATCACATTTTTCACAGGTACTTTTTTACTAATGGAATGATGATAAATTCAATTTGACATTTCTGTATATCTGATGACTCATAAATCATAATTATTGATATTAATTTGTATTCCATAACTTTAAATATTAAAGGTCCAAATTGCTGCTTAAACTCTTCCAGAATTGATTTCTATACTGACTATGAACCAAATCCAACATCAACAAAGAACCTGATCCATCTATCCCAAAGTAAGTCTAACAAGAAGCAATTTTTTTCATTTGTAGTGAAAAATTATAAATAGTTGTATATAAATTAATCTgtatattattttatttttttgcaTTTGTGATTAGGACTAATATATTTTCGTTATGGAATTTTAGTGATCCGAACAGGACAAGTAGCAAAGTATGATTATGGAATTCTAAATATGCTACGTTATGGACAACTGTTTCCTCCAACTTATGACATGACCAAAATCCCAAAAGAATTTCCACTTTTTATAAGCTATGGAGGGAAAGATTATCTATCTGATGTACAAGATGTGAAGGTTTTGCTCAATGATCTCAGTAATCATGATGCAAACAAGCTTGTGGTACTGTATAAAGATGAATATGCACATGTTGATTTTATTATGGGTATTGATGCTAAACAAGTCGTTTAT containing:
- the LOC127088028 gene encoding triacylglycerol lipase 2, which translates into the protein MASSVTISFFSIVLLICITVSAQGRKSLHTTNEFSANSLVTNDGICKTLVETQGYKCEEHTVTTNDGYILSVLRIPTGRSGKKADKPPVLLQHGLFCFNFYDLFQDAAIWLVNNPEESLGFILADSGFDVWLVNGRGTKYSSRHTSLTTYDMAYWDWSWEELANYDLPASVEYVFNLTGQKIHYAGHSQGTLVAFVALSQGKLVNMLRSAALLSPIAHMNQLASPAIKLAAQLFLANDVYWLGLREFIPLLNEAAKFVGQICSTLHQPCFDLITFFTGPNCCLNSSRIDFYTDYEPNPTSTKNLIHLSQMIRTGQVAKYDYGILNMLRYGQLFPPTYDMTKIPKEFPLFISYGGKDYLSDVQDVKVLLNDLSNHDANKLVVLYKDEYAHVDFIMGIDAKQVVYDPVLAFYNSY